The following are encoded in a window of Lycium ferocissimum isolate CSIRO_LF1 unplaced genomic scaffold, AGI_CSIRO_Lferr_CH_V1 ctg15135, whole genome shotgun sequence genomic DNA:
- the LOC132042412 gene encoding uncharacterized protein LOC132042412: protein MVSELLKRKIICDRKDEIWINYCGMPVCFGMKEFVIVTRLRCYPCEPLPTVVLIKPARTPKAAKKAKGSKAKNDVSLINLVGKSYTQKKLLQDLDSKTFSKKHKEALCLVWFVHSVLWARDVLYNIPLGLIKLAEDYDAFNNYAWGFQSFSLTVEYLMKDLKPTGKTQNLYGFPWAFMAWAFEAIPHLRHQVKEYSEEVTYPRILRWLTARTTQN from the exons ATGGTTTCTGAGCTTTTGAAGCGTAAGATTATTTGTGATAGAAAGGATGAGATTTGGATCAATTACTGCGGCATGCCGGTTTGCTTTGGCATGAAGGAGTTTGTCATAGTTACTAGATTGAGATGTTATCCTTGTGAGCCTCTTCCTACTGTTGTATTGATCAAGCCAGCCCGGACACCCAAGGCAGCCAAGAAAGCAAAGGGTTCCAAAGCTAAGAATGATGTCTCTTTGATAAACTTAGTGGGAAAGAGCTACACTCAAAAGAAATTGTTGCAAGATTTGGACTCCAAAACTTTCTCAAAAAAGCACAAGGAGGCACTGTGCTTAGTTTGGTTTGTGCACAGTGTTCTTTGGGCAAGAGACGTACTCTACAACATACCGCTTGGATTGATTAAACTTGCTGAGGACTATGATGCCTTCAACAACTATGCCTGGGGTTTTCAAAGCTTTAGCTTGACTGTTGAATATTTGATGAAGGATTTGAAGCCAACGGGGAAGACACAAAACCTATATGGCTTCCCTTGGGCTTTCATG GCTTGGGCATTTGAAGCCATTCCTCACCTCAGGCATCAAGTCAAGGAATACTCCGAAGAAGTTACCTATCCAAGAATTCTTAGATGGCTCACTGCCAGAACAACACAAAATTGA